The Bradysia coprophila strain Holo2 unplaced genomic scaffold, BU_Bcop_v1 contig_151, whole genome shotgun sequence genome contains a region encoding:
- the LOC119074514 gene encoding fatty acyl-CoA reductase wat-like, which yields MSMPVISAQDLTVESVVDENVTKYSPMIQFYRDKTIFVTGGTGFLGMLFIEKLLRCGVKSIYVLVRPKKNKSPAQRIQETFAGEIFVKLKELDPDYMMRIKLIEGDTYRADLGISDDDRKEIIANVEIVIHAAADVRFDKSLQELCLTNVRGTKSITLLAEQMQNLIVFAYISTAFSQFYRDKIEEKFYPPPCDPDEMIRIVEHFDQHQTEELNFLTDKLLRPWENTYVFTKALSEELVRRVAHKFPTIVVRPSIIIATYEDPLPAWTNNVYGLNGFCFGIGLGCIRVAAGSDSKNVEVVCADFVTNGTLAAMWNKANEQNNTATNNGTVSAGGAENVNKFDESSLIVHLTAQDAITCGQFQAKMIAGFHDVPSALCLSRPSITFAETGLMFFLLTIMYHVVPAIMLDTFFRVTNNKNRLLPVYRKYQDFLNRTAYFSKHVWRYGHQNMKQIIENMSEEDQRFFPCDIFKFKTIDYIHSYYLGLRQYLAKESLDNLPYAKRRYRIIMLTSFVTSTFYYSFLGCLLYMFMHVTGVAYYIKECMWTFI from the exons ATGTCGATGCCTGTGATATCGGCTCAAGATCTAACCGTTGAGAGTGTGGTTGATGAAAACGTAACGAAATATTCACCAATGATTCAATTCTATCGggataaaacgatttttgtgaCGGGTGGTACTGGGTTTTTGGGCATGCTGTTCATTGAAAAACTGTTACG ATGCGGAGTGAAATCAATCTACGTGTTGGTGAGACCGAAAAAGAACAAATCACCGGCCCAACGGATACAAGAAACATTCGCTGGCGAAATATTCGTTAAATTGAAGGAACTAGATCCGGACTACATGATGCGAATTAAACTGATCGAGGGTGACACATACCGAGCTGATCTAGGTATTTCCGACGACGATCGCAAAGAAATTATTGCGAATGTGGAAATTGTGATACATGCGGCGGCTGATGTGCGATTCGACAAATCACTGCAAGAACTCTGTTTAACCAATGTACGAGGAACGAAGTCCATAACATTGCTGGCCGAACAAATGCAGAACTTGATTGTGTTTGCCTACATATCGACGGCATTTTCTCAGTTTTATCGGGATAAAATTGAGGAGAAATTTTATCCTCCTCCATGCGATCCGGATGAAATGATTCGTATTGTTG AGCATTTCGACCAACACCAAACTGAAGAACTGAATTTTTTGACCGACAAACTTCTAAGACCCTGGGAGAATACATACGTGTTCACAAAAGCTTTGTCGGAAGAGTTGGTTCGTCGAGTGGCACATAAATTTCCGACAATCGTCGTACGACCTTCTATTA TTATTGCCACATATGAAGATCCGCTGCCCGCATGGACCAACAACGTTTATGGCTTAAATGGATTTTGCTTCGGCATAGGGCTGGGTTGCATAAGAGTAGCTGCCGGTAGTGattcgaaaaatgttgaagtgGTCTGCGCCGACTTCGTTACAAACGGCACTTTGGCTGCAATGTGGAACAAAGCGAATGAACAGAACAATACGGCAACTAATAATGGAACAGTGTCAGCTGGGGGAGCGGAAAATGTGAACAAATTTGACGAATCGAGCTTAATCGTTCACTTGACAGCGCAGGATGCAATTACTTGTG GACAATTCCAGGCAAAAATGATAGCCGGCTTTCATGACGTCCCGTCTGCTCTATGTCTTTCCCGTCCATCTATAACGTTCGCCGAAACAGGACTGATGTTCTTCCTGCTGACTATCATGTATCATGTCGTTCCAGCTATTATGTTGGACACATTTTTCCGCgtcacaaacaacaaaaatcg ACTCTTACCGGTGTATAGAAAGTATCAGGACTTTTTGAATCGCACAGCTTATTTTTCGAAGCACGTCTGGCGCTATGGTCATCAAAATATGAAACAGATCATTGAAaa TATGTCCGAGGAAGACCAACGATTTTTCCCTTGCGATATATTCAAGTTCAAAACGATTGACTACATACATAGTTATTACTTGGGATTGAGACAATACTTAGCAAAGGAATCACTAGATAATTTGCCTTACGCCAAACGGAGATACAGAATCATAATGCTAACTTCATTCGTAACATCGACCTTTTACTATAGCTTCTTGGGATGTTTGTTGTACATGTTCATGCATGTAACTGGCGTTGCGTACTACATAAAGGAGTGTATGTGGACATTTATATGA